The following nucleotide sequence is from Acidobacteriota bacterium.
CCATGGGTGGCAATGTGGATCAATTCTGGCCGTTTGGCATTTTTGATAATTTGTTCGGTTGCCTCTGTCCGGGTCAGGAGACTCGATTCAGGAAAAAGGTGTTTGAGGGCAATTCCTTCCTTCTGGGTGCCCTCCAACCGGGCGAGCTGACCCAAAGTTTGTCCTAACAGGAGCGGGCCGGTTCCAGTCCCATAATCAGGATCAGCCATAATCAATGGGGGACCGGCGCTTTCAATTTTGACTTTCAACCGCAACAAATCGCGACCACTGGTGAGGTAGGTCAGCAAATACTTTTCAATGCAATATTTCCCATTTTCATCAACCAGGGCGGCAAAAGGCACCAAATTCAAAATTCCATCCGGCGAAATCAGCAGATGGTCCGCAGACCCAACCAGTGCTCGGACTGGCTTTAAGATAAGCTCGTCCAGTTTTTGCGCGGCTTGAAAGAGTTGCTGATTTCGGGCCTGACGCGTGGCTGGGGGCAATTTGATTTTTGTCAGGTTTCGACCAGGGTCAGAGAGCAGAATCAACTTTCGAAATTCAGCGACTGCCTGATTGATGAGTTCGGCGTCACCTAAATCGGCTGCACGGGGTTCTCCTTCATTTTGAAGAACATAAACCCCATACCGATAATGGACGCTGTCAACTTCTTTAAAGGCGGCGTATTCAACCAGGGCCGTATGGGGTGGGATCACTTTTTGAATGGCTTCAAGTGTGATTGGCTGAAATTGGGCCCGGAATTCCGCACTTTTGGCACTAATTTTGGCCTCAAGTTGATCAACCAGTTCGGTTTGATTTTTGATTGCTTCCCGATGTTTTTGAAGTCCCTCAGTGCCGGCACCCTTCAAAATAAAAGTGGACAATTCACTTTTCTTTTTCAAAAGATCGTCAAACAACAATTTATCCTCCGGGAGGGCCCGTTTTCGGAGCGCTTCGATCCCTTCGGCCATCGCATCAAGGGAACGGCCCTTGCGCCTGAGGAGCACCGTAAACGCATTTTGACAGGCTTTCAAGTTGTTGGGCGCCAGTACCAAATTGAGGTAAAGTGATTCTTCTGTATGATTTGCCGTTTTATTTAGATAAAGCAATTTTTGTCGTTCTGAACCCGAGGCTAAATTTCGAATCAGATCGCGTTCCGCAATCTCATTACATTGAATGTAGCAATCAATTGCCTTTTCAACCTCATCAACCCGACTATAAGCCTGGCCAAGGTTTCGTAAGCAAGTCGCCACGTTCGGATGGTCATCACTCAATCGTTTCTGGTAAATCGCAAGCGCCCGCATATACAATGGAATGACCTCTGAGTTGTTGCCGAGCGCGGAATGGATCAAGGCCAGATTATTGAGCAGGGTGGCGACGTTCGGATGGTCAGGACCAAGAATTTTTTGATTGAGGGCCAGGGCCCTTTCAAAAAACGAGAGGGCTTTTTCGGGTTCCTTCAGATTTTGGTAAATCGTGCCCAAATTATTGAGCACAAAGGGAATATTTGGATGGTCCGGTGGGAGAAGTTTTTCAAACATGGCCAGCGCGCGTTGAAACAACGGTTCAGCCGCCCGATAATCCTTTTTGGAAATGTAAAGTAACCCCAGGGTACTCAAGGTGGCGCCGAGGTATTCGTGTTCGGTGCCGTAAATTTTTTCATTGATGGCCAGGGCTCTCACCAGTAATGGCTCTGCCCGGTTCAGATCGCCCTGGGCCCGATAGACCATCGCCAGGTTGCTGAGTCCCGAGGCAATGGTTTGGTGGTCAGATCCAAAAAAAGACTCTCGAAGTGAGAGGGCTTTGGCAATGTTGGATTCGGCTTTGATCAAATCGTGACTGAAAAAGTACGCCTTGCCCATTTCTTCATACACATCGGATAATATCTCTTTTGAAAAATCAGGAAGATTTTCTAACATCCTTCGGGCACGGTCTTGAAGCTGGATTGATTTTGGATAATTTCCACCCTGTAAATACAATGCCCCAATTGATGAAATTGCCTGCGCAAGTTTAGAAGCTTCTGCTGGTGAAACCTGGTCTGAACGGTCAATCAACCGGGTTGCAAGGTCATTGAACCGGGTGACATCGTGTTGGATGAAGTAAATTTCGCCAAGTTTTTCATAACATTTGAGGGCATCACCCTGGTTGATTCCCAATCCCGTTTCATAGGTTGAAATCGCAGCTCGAAACATTGCCTCAGCTTTTGAGAGTTGCTTCTGTTCGTGCCAGACCCAGGCCAGGTTATATCGGGCAATGGCCAGATCAGGATCATCGTCTGGCAATTGTTTTTCTCTGAGTGCCAGTGACCGGGCATACCAGGTTTCAGCCAGATCTGGTTTCTTTTGGGAATAGGTCACATTTCCCAGCAGATTGAAACAATCAGCCACATCAAGGGTATCTGGCCGTGAAAGTTTTTCTTTGATCGAAAGCGCTGACTCGACCAGTTGCATGGCTAAATCAAATTGGGACTGTTTGTACCTGGAAACGGCTCCATAGAAATCAGCCTGAGCTTGAACAAGAGCAGGATCAGTCGAGCGAACTGGCCGAAGTTCAACCGTTTGAAAAGTAAATGGCCCGGCAGTGTCTTTCGGGTCAGCCAGTTGAAGTTCAACCAGATATTTCCCAGGCAATTTGCTCAACCACGCCACTGGCAGGCGGCTTTGAGTCAGATTTGGACAGGTGACTTCGAGCACTTTTTGTCCGCTTGGATCGGTCACTGAGACTCGCAGATCAACGCCTCGTTGGCCCACGACAATCGAGGCAAACTCAGATTTTTTCATCTCGATTGGAAATGTCTTGTGCCCATTGACAATTTTTCCATCCACTCTGGTTGTACTCAGTTCAGATTGGTGGGCTTGAACTGAAGACACACCAGGAACTATCAGGTTGCGAACCAGGGCCGGCGGTTCTGACCCGGTGACCAGTGCGAGCAGGATCACGACCAGAACAGACCGTTGAAGAGCTGACATATGAGTGAAACTCCAATTGAGGAGAATGATTCGGTCTGAAAGGATTGCCGGATTTGGAGTTCGAGTTTGATGCTTTTTGGGTGAATTTTCCAGTGACCGGCACTGATCGAGTGTGACTTATTTGGAATTTGGAATTGGTGGCTGAACTGGAAATGAACGCATCCAGTCAAGCCGCTCCTGGGCCGGGTGTGTGATGGTTTGGGCCAGTTCGTCAAGCCGGATGAAAAGTTCCCAGGCTGCGGTTTGGGTTTGAGTTTCAAGATGATTCAAAATGGCTTGTTCAAGTTCAGGTGGCCGGTTGCCCTTCCACCAGTTATCTGCCAGACCGACCAGCAGGTCTTCAAACAGCAAAGTTGATCGGGTGTTTTCTTGCTTCCAGGCGGCATGGGTGCGGGCAAACCGGGCCAGTTCGGGTGCCACCCCGAGAGAAATGAGTAGGTCTGGACCGTGGTCTTCGTGTAACTCGCCTGATTGCTCAAGTTCCTGAGGAAAACGCGCTTTTCCCAAATCATGCGTTGCAGCACCAAACAAAACCAGATTTGGGTCAAACACTGCTCCTGGAAACAATTGCGGAAAGGCCGTCACAATCTGGCAGGCAACATCGTGGACCAGCGTCAAATGAGCCACCAGCCGAAGTGGAGCGTTGAGTGTTTCACACAGATGGAGAGCTTTTTCAGGTAGCGGATGCTGAACGAAATCCGGTAGAAGAAGTTGGGTCATAAAAGAAATCAGCGATGATACCAGTTGTAGTCAGTAGTTGGAAAGTCAGTAACCAGTCGCTCACTAAGTTTAGTTGATTGAACCAGTTGATTGCTTGTTTATAGAATGAGTCTCTCGAATTTGCAAAGAGCTCGGTTGTTGGTAGAATTGTATTTCCCTTAGCCCTTAGGGACTGTAAAAATACAACTTCCCGTTTTTATCGAAAGTCACCGGAGAGATCGAATTTCAGAACAGGAAACCACGAAATACACGAAAAACACGAAAAAGAAATCCAAAGACTTCAATGGGGTCTGAGTTTTGTCAGGGAAAGTGCCACCGAACTCAAAAGAAAATGGCTTCGACCCAAATGAAAATCGGGAAGTTGTTTTTTAACGCTCCCTTAGCCCGATACGCTCAACCTCAATAATGGTAGATTGTAAACGACTGACCACCTATGACTCATCTGGTGTTGCTTCCTGGGTTGGATGGAACTGGACAATTGTTTGAACGGTTTCGAGCGCTATTGCCTGAAACCGTTGATTCAACAGTGGTTTCCTATCCTGAAAGCAGCACCGGATATGATGTCTGTCTTGAATCCACACTTTCCAAAATTCGCCATCTGGACCGGTTCGTGGTGATTGCGGAGTCCTTTTCGGGTCCAGTGGCGGTGAAACTGGCGCAACTGGAGCCAGAACGAGTAAGTGGACTCGTGTTGTGTTGTTCGTTCCTGAACTGTCCGATTCGTGAGCCGCTCCACCCACTCATTAAGCTGATTGGCCGGGTGGTGTTTCAGCTTCCAATTCCAGTCATTGCCATTCACCACTGGATGATTGGTTGGGAAGCTGATTGGAAACTGGCCAGAGAAATATGCCAGGTACTGGAATCGGTGCCGAGTGAGGTGATTTTTAAACGGGTCAATGCGGTGCTTGAAGTTGAAGTCAGGGAAATTTTTCAAACGCTGGCCCAGCCGATCTTGATCATCAATGCCGATCAGGATCAATTGGTGCCGCGCCTTGAAACCAGTTCATTTTCAAATTCAAGTCTGATAACAGTGAAAAATATCCCTGGCCCGCATTTAATTCTGCAAACATATCCAACCCAGACCTGGGACGTGATCAATTCCTTTTTGAATCAACACCACCTTATAGAGTGCTAAGTACCTTGTCATAAGTTCCCTGAGATACTTGGATTGGGTAAGTGTTTGATTCCTTTCGTGTCGTTCGTGTGTTTCGTGGTTAAAATGTCTGGAAATTTTCGGTAAGGTACTTATGGCTTTGAATGAGCCAGATACCAGTCAATCGTTCGTTGTAAACCTTCTCGGAAGGGTGTTTGCGCGGTCCATCCCAGTTCCTGAGTGGCCAAACTGGTATCCAGACAGCGGCGTGGTTGACCGTCGGGTTGGGTTGTATCCCATACAATGTCTCCGGTGTAACCCACCAGTTCCCGAATCAACAGTACCAGGTCCCGAATTGCAATTTCCTGGCCGGACCCAAGATTCATCGGCGCTGGACTTTCATAACGTTCCATCGCCGCCAGAATTGCATCCGCTGCATCTTCGACATATAAAAATTCGCGAGTTGCCGCCCCTGTTCCCCAGACAGTCATTGTCGGCAGATTGTTTTGTTTGGCTTCAACGCATTTGCGAATCAGCGCGGGTATCACGTGTGAGGTCCGCGGATCAAAATTATCGCGTGGTCCATATAAGTTTACTGGAATCAAGTAGATTCCATTAAAACCGTATTCTTGCCGATAGGCTTGCAACTGCACCAGAAGCATTTTCTTGGCCAGTCCATAAGGTGCGTTGGTTTCCTCTGGATATCCGTTCCAAATATCAGTCTCTCGAAACGGCACCGGCGTGAATTTCGGATAGGCACACACCGTTCCGGCACACACAAACTTCTCAAGTCCGAAACGCCGTCCCTGTTCAATCAACTGAATACCCATGATGGCATTATCATAAAACAACCGTCCTGGGTGCTGGCGATTGGCACCAATACCACCCACGACGGCTGCCAGATGAATCACAATGGTTGGCCGGATAATTTCATAAAAGCGAATGACCTGGGCTGGATCAAAGAAGTCAAACTCGGCCTTACGCGGAGCAAACACGGTTTCATACCCCGACTGCTTTAATCGTTCAACCAAAAACGAGCCGAGAAAACCACCTCCACCGGTAACGGCAATGCGTTTTGAGTGCTTCATCATTCATCCTTTGGTCTATTGACTCGCCTTTCCTTCTGTTGATTGCACAAGCTTTGTAACCGCTGAATCCCAATGGTGCCAGGTCGTGAATTTCTCGGCCAGGATGCGTTTGCCTTCGCCAGGAGACTCAATCCCAGTTGTTTCAAGGTCGGCATCAACCATGATTTTTACCAAATCCTTAAAACTGACCTGGGGCGTCCAATCAAGTTGTGTTCGGGCTTTTTGAGTGTCTGCCTGGAGTGTATCAACTTCCAGCGGGCGGTAATATCGCGGGTCAATTTCGACATACTCCCGCCAATCGCAGCCCGCATAGGCAAACGCTTCGGCGACGAATTCCTCAACACTATGTGTTTCACCGGTTCCGATGACGAAATCCTCGGGGGTTTCTTGCTGGAGAATTTTCCACATCGCTTCGACATATTCGGGAGCATATCCCCAATCCCGCTGGGCCTTCAAATTACCTAAATAGAGCTTTTTTTGACGACCGGCCAGGATCAACGCCAGCCCACGGGTAATTTTTCGAGTCACGAAGGTTTCACCGCGCCGTGGGCTTTCATGGTTGAAAAAAATCCCATTACAGGCAAAGAGGCCATAGGCTTCCCGGTACATGCGGGTCATCCAGTACGAATAGACTTTGGCCGCCGCATAGGGGCTCTGTGGGTAAAACGGCGTTCGTTCACTCTGAGGCGCCGGCGTGTTGCCAAACATTTCGGAACTGGATGCCTGATAAAATCGCGTTTTGATACCGCTTCGCCGAATGGCTTCAAGAATCCGCACAGTGCTTGTACCGGTAATGTCGGCGGTGTATTCAGGCAAATCAAAACTCACTCTGACGTGGCTTTGCGCGGCAAGATGGTACATTTCGTCGGGCCGAATTTGATACATGATATCAGCCAGCCACTCAGTGCTTGCGAGATCGGAATAATGTAGAAACAGATGGGCGTCGGGGTCGTGCGGATCCTGGTAAATGTGGTCAATCCGGCGGGTATTGAACGTCGAAGCCCGGCGAATCATCGCATGTACGGTATAGCCTTTGGCCAGAAGTAGTTCCGCCAGATATGACCCATCCTGCCCGGTAATGCCGGTGATAAAAGCCGTTTTCACACGCATGTCCTGTTGCTTGAAAAATTTTCACACCCAGTGAGTGCTGATCGCTGTTTTGGCAGCGAAGGTGTACACTGTCCGGAAATTTTTAGCCGCTGTCAAATCTGTCTGGCGATGTGATTGGCTTACCTATAATACCAGTTTGTAGTCAGTAGTCAGTAGTCAGTAGTCAGTAGTTCACTAAGTTTATTTGATTGAATTACTTGACCGTTTTCTAACACAAGCATTTCATTGCGCAAATGGTATCAGAGATTTTTATGGGTACGATACTGATTAAAAATGAAAGCAAACCGCTGAAGTGC
It contains:
- the gmd gene encoding GDP-mannose 4,6-dehydratase, coding for MKTAFITGITGQDGSYLAELLLAKGYTVHAMIRRASTFNTRRIDHIYQDPHDPDAHLFLHYSDLASTEWLADIMYQIRPDEMYHLAAQSHVRVSFDLPEYTADITGTSTVRILEAIRRSGIKTRFYQASSSEMFGNTPAPQSERTPFYPQSPYAAAKVYSYWMTRMYREAYGLFACNGIFFNHESPRRGETFVTRKITRGLALILAGRQKKLYLGNLKAQRDWGYAPEYVEAMWKILQQETPEDFVIGTGETHSVEEFVAEAFAYAGCDWREYVEIDPRYYRPLEVDTLQADTQKARTQLDWTPQVSFKDLVKIMVDADLETTGIESPGEGKRILAEKFTTWHHWDSAVTKLVQSTEGKASQ
- a CDS encoding phosphohydrolase, which gives rise to MTQLLLPDFVQHPLPEKALHLCETLNAPLRLVAHLTLVHDVACQIVTAFPQLFPGAVFDPNLVLFGAATHDLGKARFPQELEQSGELHEDHGPDLLISLGVAPELARFARTHAAWKQENTRSTLLFEDLLVGLADNWWKGNRPPELEQAILNHLETQTQTAAWELFIRLDELAQTITHPAQERLDWMRSFPVQPPIPNSK
- a CDS encoding alpha/beta hydrolase gives rise to the protein MTHLVLLPGLDGTGQLFERFRALLPETVDSTVVSYPESSTGYDVCLESTLSKIRHLDRFVVIAESFSGPVAVKLAQLEPERVSGLVLCCSFLNCPIREPLHPLIKLIGRVVFQLPIPVIAIHHWMIGWEADWKLAREICQVLESVPSEVIFKRVNAVLEVEVREIFQTLAQPILIINADQDQLVPRLETSSFSNSSLITVKNIPGPHLILQTYPTQTWDVINSFLNQHHLIEC
- a CDS encoding GDP-L-fucose synthase; translated protein: MMKHSKRIAVTGGGGFLGSFLVERLKQSGYETVFAPRKAEFDFFDPAQVIRFYEIIRPTIVIHLAAVVGGIGANRQHPGRLFYDNAIMGIQLIEQGRRFGLEKFVCAGTVCAYPKFTPVPFRETDIWNGYPEETNAPYGLAKKMLLVQLQAYRQEYGFNGIYLIPVNLYGPRDNFDPRTSHVIPALIRKCVEAKQNNLPTMTVWGTGAATREFLYVEDAADAILAAMERYESPAPMNLGSGQEIAIRDLVLLIRELVGYTGDIVWDTTQPDGQPRRCLDTSLATQELGWTAQTPFREGLQRTIDWYLAHSKP
- a CDS encoding tetratricopeptide repeat protein: MSALQRSVLVVILLALVTGSEPPALVRNLIVPGVSSVQAHQSELSTTRVDGKIVNGHKTFPIEMKKSEFASIVVGQRGVDLRVSVTDPSGQKVLEVTCPNLTQSRLPVAWLSKLPGKYLVELQLADPKDTAGPFTFQTVELRPVRSTDPALVQAQADFYGAVSRYKQSQFDLAMQLVESALSIKEKLSRPDTLDVADCFNLLGNVTYSQKKPDLAETWYARSLALREKQLPDDDPDLAIARYNLAWVWHEQKQLSKAEAMFRAAISTYETGLGINQGDALKCYEKLGEIYFIQHDVTRFNDLATRLIDRSDQVSPAEASKLAQAISSIGALYLQGGNYPKSIQLQDRARRMLENLPDFSKEILSDVYEEMGKAYFFSHDLIKAESNIAKALSLRESFFGSDHQTIASGLSNLAMVYRAQGDLNRAEPLLVRALAINEKIYGTEHEYLGATLSTLGLLYISKKDYRAAEPLFQRALAMFEKLLPPDHPNIPFVLNNLGTIYQNLKEPEKALSFFERALALNQKILGPDHPNVATLLNNLALIHSALGNNSEVIPLYMRALAIYQKRLSDDHPNVATCLRNLGQAYSRVDEVEKAIDCYIQCNEIAERDLIRNLASGSERQKLLYLNKTANHTEESLYLNLVLAPNNLKACQNAFTVLLRRKGRSLDAMAEGIEALRKRALPEDKLLFDDLLKKKSELSTFILKGAGTEGLQKHREAIKNQTELVDQLEAKISAKSAEFRAQFQPITLEAIQKVIPPHTALVEYAAFKEVDSVHYRYGVYVLQNEGEPRAADLGDAELINQAVAEFRKLILLSDPGRNLTKIKLPPATRQARNQQLFQAAQKLDELILKPVRALVGSADHLLISPDGILNLVPFAALVDENGKYCIEKYLLTYLTSGRDLLRLKVKIESAGPPLIMADPDYGTGTGPLLLGQTLGQLARLEGTQKEGIALKHLFPESSLLTRTEATEQIIKNAKRPELIHIATHGYFYSAQSQSKPEPSPDTRSAVPKSDVETNEELRMPNPLTRSYLFFAGANHGGDAENDGTLTALEAAGLDLWGTKLVVLSACDTGLGEFQFGEGSYGLRRALVLAGSETQMMSLWPVADIATSKLMVAYYQRLKNNEGRSQALRNVQLKLLKDPKYRRPYYWASFFTSGEWGNLAGIR